The following proteins come from a genomic window of Methanobrevibacter sp.:
- the purC gene encoding phosphoribosylaminoimidazolesuccinocarboxamide synthase, with product MTKKDLINSGKVKSVFTTDNDNEVLIEFRDDMTAGDGARKEVMSKKGTYNAIISSKIFQVLEEGGVKTQLIELIKPNEMIATKLEMIPIEVIIRNIATGSLVRTYPIEDGTPLDPPIVQMDYKNDEFHDPMLNDSIIKALGIATQEEIDTLKELALKVNDILREFFDEAGIILVDFKIEFGKDKDGNIVLGDEISPDSCRLWDKETLDMLDKELFRKGKDDEVMEAYVEVYNRVIPDEEKAKFDL from the coding sequence ATGACTAAGAAAGATTTGATTAATAGTGGTAAGGTTAAAAGCGTTTTTACCACTGACAATGACAACGAAGTTTTAATTGAATTTAGAGACGACATGACTGCCGGTGATGGAGCTCGTAAGGAAGTTATGTCTAAAAAAGGAACTTATAATGCTATTATTTCTTCTAAAATCTTCCAGGTTCTTGAGGAAGGCGGTGTCAAAACCCAATTGATAGAGCTTATAAAGCCTAACGAAATGATAGCTACCAAGCTTGAAATGATTCCGATTGAAGTTATTATTCGTAACATAGCAACTGGAAGTTTAGTACGTACATATCCTATTGAGGATGGAACTCCTTTGGACCCTCCAATAGTTCAGATGGATTACAAGAACGATGAATTCCACGATCCTATGCTCAACGATTCAATCATCAAGGCATTGGGAATAGCTACTCAGGAAGAAATCGACACCTTGAAGGAATTGGCATTGAAGGTCAATGACATCCTAAGGGAATTCTTCGATGAGGCAGGAATTATCCTTGTTGACTTCAAGATAGAGTTCGGTAAGGACAAGGACGGAAACATAGTCTTGGGTGATGAAATCAGCCCTGACAGCTGCAGATTATGGGACAAGGAAACCTTGGACATGCTTGATAAGGAACTGTTCAGAAAAGGTAAGGATGATGAAGTTATGGAAGCTTATGTAGAAGTTTACAACAGAGTCATTCCAGATGAAGAAAAGGCTAAATTTGATTTATAG
- the glmS gene encoding glutamine--fructose-6-phosphate transaminase (isomerizing), whose product MCGIVGCILKDNEKAAPVLLECISKLEYRGYDSVGIATISDELNIKKGKGAIKEVNNELDLSDMPGNYGIAHTRWATHGKPSKENAHPQIDCSGKIAVVHNGIIRNYVTIRNELEKEGHVFKSQTDTEVIPHLIEKFMDKGLDLEKALRETIAILDGTYAIAAISVDEPNKIIATRKDSPLIVGVGDEQYFIASDAPAILDYTRTIFRPDEGDIVVLEPSGVTVKNKDDEIIEKEIFTIDWTPDMAEKGGYEYFMLKEINEQAEYIQNTLTQKENIEKIIEELEDINRICFVACGTSYHASLTGKYLIESLVGIPVDVILASEFKYSLNALNDKTLCIYISQSGETADTLDALKMAKPKSKTLGIVNVVGSAIATEADYVIYTHAGPEIGVAATKTYLCQLTAIYLFAALLSLKLAENNDDIDLTKTTDLLRQLDRVPEFIEEVLGQSDSIMKMAEKYKDKSDFFFIGRGYAYPIALEGALKLKEITYIHGEGYAAGELKHGPLALMDEGVPVVVVMPPGEDYDHTMSNLEEVKARNAEVIAVTTDDAEIKEDKADDIIGINPDVSEIIAPLVYIVPLQMFAYYVAIDKGCDPDKPRNLAKSVTVN is encoded by the coding sequence ATGTGTGGTATTGTAGGTTGTATATTAAAGGACAATGAAAAGGCAGCCCCAGTTCTTTTGGAGTGCATTTCAAAACTGGAATATAGGGGTTATGATTCAGTGGGAATCGCAACTATCAGCGATGAACTTAACATTAAAAAGGGAAAGGGTGCAATCAAAGAGGTAAACAATGAATTGGACCTTTCAGACATGCCTGGAAACTATGGAATAGCTCATACAAGATGGGCGACTCATGGTAAGCCTAGCAAGGAAAATGCTCATCCACAGATTGACTGCAGCGGAAAGATTGCAGTTGTTCATAATGGTATCATCCGTAACTATGTTACAATCAGAAACGAGCTTGAAAAGGAAGGGCATGTTTTCAAATCACAGACAGATACTGAAGTCATTCCTCATTTGATTGAAAAATTCATGGACAAGGGACTTGATTTAGAAAAAGCGCTACGTGAAACAATCGCTATTCTTGACGGAACTTATGCAATAGCAGCCATTTCTGTAGATGAACCTAATAAAATAATTGCCACACGTAAAGATAGTCCATTGATTGTAGGGGTTGGAGATGAACAATATTTCATAGCTTCTGACGCTCCAGCTATTTTGGATTATACAAGAACTATTTTCCGTCCAGATGAAGGGGATATAGTTGTCTTGGAACCTTCAGGTGTTACTGTTAAAAACAAGGATGACGAAATCATTGAAAAGGAGATTTTCACTATTGACTGGACTCCTGACATGGCTGAAAAGGGAGGATATGAATATTTCATGCTTAAGGAAATCAATGAACAGGCAGAATATATTCAAAACACATTAACCCAAAAGGAAAACATTGAAAAAATCATAGAAGAGCTTGAAGACATCAACAGAATATGCTTCGTTGCTTGCGGAACCTCCTATCATGCATCACTTACTGGAAAATATCTTATAGAGTCATTGGTGGGAATTCCTGTAGATGTTATATTGGCATCTGAATTCAAATACTCATTAAATGCCTTAAACGATAAGACCCTTTGTATTTACATATCACAATCTGGAGAGACTGCAGATACATTGGATGCATTGAAAATGGCAAAACCAAAATCCAAGACATTGGGAATTGTAAATGTGGTTGGTTCAGCTATTGCAACTGAAGCCGATTATGTAATATATACTCATGCAGGCCCTGAAATTGGAGTGGCCGCTACCAAAACATACTTATGTCAACTTACAGCAATCTACCTGTTTGCAGCACTATTAAGCTTGAAATTGGCTGAAAACAATGATGATATTGACTTAACAAAAACCACTGACCTGTTGCGTCAGCTGGACAGGGTTCCTGAATTCATCGAGGAGGTTTTGGGCCAATCAGATTCAATAATGAAAATGGCTGAGAAATATAAGGATAAGTCTGATTTCTTCTTTATTGGAAGAGGTTATGCATATCCGATAGCCTTGGAGGGTGCCTTAAAGCTTAAGGAAATCACATATATTCATGGGGAAGGTTATGCTGCAGGTGAACTTAAACATGGGCCTTTGGCTTTAATGGATGAAGGGGTTCCTGTTGTTGTTGTAATGCCTCCTGGTGAAGATTATGATCATACAATGAGTAATTTGGAAGAGGTTAAGGCTCGTAATGCGGAAGTTATTGCTGTCACTACAGATGATGCTGAAATCAAGGAGGATAAGGCAGACGATATTATTGGAATAAATCCTGATGTAAGTGAAATAATCGCTCCTTTGGTATATATTGTTCCATTGCAAATGTTTGCATACTATGTGGCTATTGATAAAGGCTGCGATCCTGACAAGCCAAGAAATCTTGCAAAATCTGTGACTGTTAATTAG
- the cobA gene encoding uroporphyrinogen-III C-methyltransferase: protein MVVSLIGAGPGDADLITLKAVKALNNADVVLYDYLANEEILEHAPETAKLLYVGKKSGEHYKTQDEINELLVKEALENEHVVRLKGGDPFVFGRGGEEIFALMDAGIKFEVIPGVTSAIGAPTSLGLPITQRALATSFTVVTGHEDPTKAEKQVKWDFTADTLIILMGIGNIKENTAEIMKHRSPDTPVCAIEKGTLPGENIIFGTLEDISTKKISPPAILIIGDVVGLYKEIYDYTKEDKN from the coding sequence ATGGTTGTTTCATTAATCGGTGCAGGTCCTGGTGATGCAGATCTAATCACACTTAAGGCAGTGAAGGCATTGAACAATGCCGATGTTGTCCTGTATGATTATCTGGCTAATGAAGAAATATTGGAACATGCTCCGGAAACTGCAAAATTATTATATGTTGGTAAAAAATCAGGAGAGCATTACAAGACTCAGGATGAAATAAATGAATTGCTTGTAAAGGAAGCTCTTGAAAATGAACATGTAGTAAGGCTTAAGGGAGGAGATCCTTTTGTATTCGGTCGTGGAGGAGAAGAGATATTTGCATTGATGGATGCAGGAATCAAGTTTGAAGTCATTCCTGGTGTAACCTCAGCTATTGGAGCTCCAACTTCATTAGGTCTTCCAATTACACAAAGGGCATTGGCTACTTCTTTTACTGTTGTAACTGGTCATGAAGATCCAACAAAAGCAGAAAAACAAGTCAAATGGGATTTTACAGCAGATACATTAATAATTCTTATGGGAATTGGTAATATAAAAGAAAACACAGCTGAAATCATGAAACATCGTTCTCCAGACACTCCTGTATGTGCAATTGAAAAGGGAACACTTCCTGGGGAAAATATAATTTTTGGAACACTTGAAGACATTTCAACCAAAAAAATAAGCCCTCCGGCAATTCTAATCATTGGGGATGTTGTAGGACTTTACAAGGAAATTTACGACTATACAAAAGAGGATAAAAATTAA
- the purS gene encoding phosphoribosylformylglycinamidine synthase subunit PurS, with translation MLFNIEVKISLKDGMLNPEATTIERSLELLGYTVSNVKTTDILKFQMEGEDRDEVREAVVDMCERLLCNPVIHNYKITVIPQDYACGCSDCE, from the coding sequence ATGTTATTTAATATTGAAGTTAAAATTTCATTGAAAGATGGTATGTTAAATCCGGAAGCAACAACAATTGAAAGATCTCTTGAATTACTTGGTTACACTGTAAGCAATGTTAAGACCACCGATATCCTTAAATTCCAGATGGAAGGGGAAGATAGGGATGAAGTAAGGGAAGCAGTGGTTGACATGTGTGAAAGATTGCTCTGTAATCCTGTTATCCACAATTACAAGATTACCGTAATTCCACAGGACTACGCTTGTGGCTGTAGTGATTGCGAATAG
- the purQ gene encoding phosphoribosylformylglycinamidine synthase subunit PurQ: MKIGVIRFPGTNCDRDVAQAIELAGATPEFIWWSEEDLTDYDGIVIPGGFSYGDYLRAGAMASITPVIDGIKSLVKEEKPVLGICNGAQILGEIGLVPGVFITNEHPKFNCEWTPLKVTTNRTPFTKAFKKGDIIDIPIAHAEGRFYTDNIDLLKDQDQIVLQFAEKNPNGSMEAITGVCDESGLVCAMMPHPERAAEAILGSDDGLNFFKGFL; the protein is encoded by the coding sequence ATGAAAATTGGAGTAATTAGATTTCCTGGAACCAACTGTGACCGTGATGTAGCACAGGCTATTGAACTTGCAGGAGCAACACCTGAATTTATTTGGTGGAGTGAAGAGGACTTGACTGATTATGATGGTATTGTCATTCCTGGAGGATTTTCATATGGGGATTACCTAAGGGCAGGTGCTATGGCTTCAATCACACCTGTAATTGATGGAATCAAAAGCTTGGTTAAGGAAGAAAAGCCTGTTCTCGGAATATGTAATGGGGCACAGATTCTTGGTGAAATAGGTCTTGTTCCTGGAGTGTTCATTACAAACGAACATCCAAAATTCAACTGTGAATGGACTCCTTTAAAAGTAACAACCAACAGGACTCCCTTTACAAAGGCATTTAAGAAAGGAGACATCATAGACATACCTATAGCTCATGCTGAAGGCAGATTCTACACTGATAACATTGACTTGCTCAAGGATCAGGACCAAATCGTATTGCAGTTTGCGGAAAAGAATCCTAACGGTTCAATGGAAGCAATCACTGGTGTCTGTGATGAGTCAGGACTTGTATGTGCGATGATGCCTCATCCGGAACGTGCTGCTGAAGCAATTTTAGGTTCCGATGATGGATTGAACTTCTTCAAAGGTTTCCTTTAG